From Cellulophaga lytica DSM 7489, a single genomic window includes:
- a CDS encoding (Fe-S)-binding protein, which translates to MSNELKVPTMAELFAEGKQPEVLFWVGCAGSFDDRAKKITKAFVKILNKANVSFAVLGTEESCTGDPAKRAGNEFLFQMQAVTNIEVMNAYEVKKVVTACPHCFNTIKNEYPGLGGNYEVVHHTQFLKDLLSEGRITMEGGQYKGKRITFHDPCYLGRANGVYEAPRDLIRKLDAELVEMKNCKKKGLCCGAGGAQMFKEPENGNKDVNVERTEQALGTKPEIIAAGCPFCNTMMTDGVKSKEKEGEVEVLDIAELIANAEDL; encoded by the coding sequence ATGAGTAACGAATTAAAAGTGCCAACAATGGCAGAGTTATTTGCCGAGGGTAAACAACCAGAAGTTTTATTTTGGGTTGGATGTGCAGGAAGTTTTGACGATAGAGCAAAAAAAATTACCAAAGCATTTGTAAAAATTTTAAATAAAGCAAACGTTAGTTTTGCTGTTTTAGGAACAGAAGAAAGCTGTACAGGTGATCCAGCAAAAAGAGCAGGAAATGAATTTTTATTTCAAATGCAAGCAGTTACCAATATAGAGGTAATGAATGCTTATGAAGTTAAAAAAGTAGTTACAGCTTGTCCGCACTGTTTTAATACTATAAAAAATGAATACCCTGGTTTAGGTGGTAATTATGAGGTGGTACACCATACTCAGTTTTTAAAAGATTTATTGTCTGAAGGTAGAATTACTATGGAAGGCGGACAGTATAAAGGAAAACGTATTACTTTTCATGACCCTTGTTATTTAGGTAGAGCAAATGGTGTTTATGAAGCACCAAGAGACCTAATACGTAAGCTTGATGCTGAACTTGTAGAAATGAAAAACTGCAAGAAAAAAGGATTGTGTTGTGGTGCTGGTGGAGCGCAAATGTTTAAGGAACCAGAAAATGGTAACAAAGATGTTAATGTAGAACGTACAGAACAAGCTTTAGGTACAAAACCAGAAATTATAGCCGCAGGTTGCCCTTTTTGCAATACAATGATGACAGACGGTGTTAAGAGTAAAGAAAAAGAAGGAGAAGTAGAAGTTTTGGATATTGCAGAACTTATTGCTAATGCAGAAGATTTGTAA
- a CDS encoding putative LPS assembly protein LptD has translation MQSNKHRLLFSLLLFLGVLSLSAQEDKVIPLTIKKQKDTIVAPLIPADILGAPVKKDSIIQDSTSKKEPLLADIVKRKAEGYMRYDRKEGKIYLYDKAELYYQDTELKAGIIIMDLAKNEVYAGRIKDSTGVYSQLPDFKQGNQIVKPDSIRFNFDTQKALIWNSRTEQQAGLGSIGSDAMKVYAEKTKKENDSVYFMSRAKITTSNDTINPDYYILVRKGKFVPGKKMIAGYSNMFIADVPTPIALPFAYFPMTTGNTAGLIFPTFGSDPDRGYFLQNGGYYFPINDYVDLTLQGDFYTNGSYGFRGQSVYTKRYKYKGNVNIRFENQINSQKGFEDYSRSTNYNIQISHTQDPKNNPNSRLSANVNLGSSDYYRSSLNQYNVPNTQNNNLSSSVSYSKTFPAYPSVNLSLTATHNQNTNTDVINLTLPTMQASMERIFPFAKKDGLKKGIIQNINFQYDVNAQNQITTVDSLFFKSEMFDDARVGARHRIPISTNFKLFKQLSVSLGGSYEDIWTLETYNKSYDETTEEVVSEKINGFDRYNKYSFSASLGTTVYGTWTFDESKNIQAIRHTMRPSIGYSYSPSFEETYDEYMNADGEYIQYSRFEGTLNGAPGLTQSSALSFSLQNTLEAKVKDKDSTATEPKKISLLSSFNISTNYNFQADSLRLSPFRVNGGTTILNKKMSINFSANLDPYAIDNKGTRINTLNINNGGSLFRLTTARANIGYSLSSKMFDKDKDDEDDNKDNGDSYVAASGGRTDDLFGTADNFNGRPGNLNDDEDEEVKENPLYKNTIPWDIRLAYAVSYSNPNRQDEISNHSLMFSGNVDLTPRWKVGVSSGYDFKNQGFSLTQLRFERDLKSFRLNFNWTPFGTYERWYFFIGIKSSILKDLKWEQRSQR, from the coding sequence TTGCAATCAAATAAACATCGTTTACTTTTTTCTTTACTCCTGTTTTTAGGGGTTTTAAGCCTATCTGCACAGGAAGATAAGGTAATACCACTAACTATAAAGAAACAAAAAGACACTATAGTAGCACCATTAATTCCTGCAGATATCTTAGGTGCCCCTGTTAAAAAAGATAGTATTATACAAGATTCTACCTCTAAAAAAGAGCCTTTACTTGCAGATATTGTAAAAAGAAAAGCAGAAGGTTATATGCGTTATGACCGCAAAGAGGGTAAAATTTACCTATATGATAAAGCTGAACTTTACTACCAAGATACAGAGTTAAAAGCGGGTATTATAATTATGGATCTTGCTAAAAACGAAGTTTATGCAGGCCGTATTAAAGACTCTACTGGAGTTTACTCTCAGCTACCAGATTTTAAACAAGGAAACCAAATTGTTAAACCAGACTCTATAAGGTTTAATTTTGATACACAAAAGGCACTTATATGGAATTCTAGAACAGAGCAACAAGCTGGTTTAGGAAGCATAGGTAGTGATGCTATGAAAGTGTATGCAGAGAAAACAAAAAAGGAAAACGACTCTGTTTATTTTATGAGTAGAGCTAAAATTACTACATCTAACGATACTATAAATCCAGACTATTATATACTTGTACGTAAAGGTAAATTTGTACCCGGAAAAAAAATGATTGCAGGTTATAGTAATATGTTTATTGCAGATGTACCTACACCAATTGCATTACCGTTTGCTTATTTTCCTATGACAACTGGTAATACTGCAGGCTTAATTTTTCCAACTTTTGGTAGTGATCCAGACAGAGGGTATTTTTTACAAAATGGTGGTTATTATTTTCCTATTAATGATTATGTAGATTTAACACTACAAGGAGACTTTTACACCAATGGTAGTTACGGTTTTAGAGGGCAGTCCGTCTACACTAAACGTTACAAATACAAGGGAAATGTTAATATTAGATTTGAGAACCAGATAAATAGTCAAAAAGGATTTGAAGACTACAGCAGGTCTACAAATTACAACATACAAATATCACACACGCAAGATCCTAAAAATAACCCTAACTCCAGGTTATCTGCAAATGTAAACCTTGGTAGTAGTGATTATTACAGAAGTTCATTAAACCAATACAACGTACCCAATACCCAAAATAACAACTTATCATCTTCTGTTTCCTATTCCAAAACGTTTCCGGCATACCCGTCTGTAAACCTTAGTTTAACAGCTACTCATAACCAAAACACCAATACAGACGTTATTAACTTAACGCTACCTACAATGCAAGCAAGTATGGAGCGTATTTTTCCGTTTGCAAAAAAAGATGGCTTAAAAAAAGGGATCATACAGAACATCAATTTTCAATATGATGTTAATGCGCAAAACCAAATAACAACAGTAGATTCACTTTTCTTTAAGTCTGAAATGTTTGATGATGCAAGAGTTGGAGCAAGACACAGAATACCTATTAGCACTAATTTTAAACTTTTTAAACAGTTAAGTGTTAGTCTTGGTGGATCTTATGAAGATATTTGGACGCTAGAAACCTATAACAAGTCTTATGATGAAACTACAGAAGAAGTAGTATCTGAAAAAATAAATGGCTTTGACCGCTACAACAAATACAGCTTTAGTGCTAGTTTAGGAACAACAGTGTACGGTACTTGGACTTTTGATGAAAGCAAAAACATACAAGCTATAAGGCATACAATGCGTCCATCTATTGGTTATAGCTACTCTCCTTCTTTTGAAGAAACTTATGATGAGTATATGAATGCTGATGGAGAATACATACAGTACAGTAGGTTTGAAGGAACTTTAAATGGTGCACCTGGCTTAACACAAAGTAGCGCTCTAAGTTTTTCTTTACAAAATACGCTAGAAGCAAAAGTAAAAGATAAAGACTCTACCGCTACAGAGCCTAAAAAAATATCATTATTAAGTAGTTTTAATATTTCTACTAATTATAATTTTCAAGCAGACTCTCTACGTTTAAGTCCGTTTAGGGTAAATGGTGGTACTACTATTTTAAACAAAAAAATGTCCATTAACTTTTCTGCAAATCTAGATCCTTACGCAATAGATAACAAAGGCACCAGAATTAATACTCTAAATATTAATAACGGTGGTAGCTTATTTAGACTTACCACAGCAAGAGCCAACATTGGATACTCTTTAAGTAGTAAAATGTTTGATAAGGATAAAGATGATGAGGATGACAATAAGGACAACGGAGACTCTTATGTTGCCGCCAGTGGTGGTAGAACAGACGACTTATTTGGAACCGCAGATAATTTTAATGGCAGGCCAGGAAACCTTAATGACGATGAAGACGAAGAGGTTAAAGAAAATCCGTTATACAAAAACACAATTCCTTGGGATATAAGGCTTGCCTATGCCGTAAGCTATAGCAACCCCAACAGACAGGATGAAATTAGCAACCACTCTTTAATGTTTTCTGGTAATGTAGATTTAACTCCTAGATGGAAAGTTGGAGTATCATCTGGTTACGATTTTAAAAACCAAGGTTTTTCTTTAACACAATTGCGTTTTGAAAGAGATTTAAAGAGTTTTAGACTTAACTTTAACTGGACTCCTTTTGGTACTTATGAAAGATGGTATTTCTTTATAGGAATTAAGAGCAGTATACTTAAAGACCTTAAATGGGAACAAAGAAGCCAGAGATAA
- a CDS encoding MlaD family protein: protein MKLSRELKTGIIVIGGILLFILGFSYLKATPLFDNSKTFYAVYDDVGGLQPGTQVSINGFSVGKVNDIRFKDKTGKLMVTFTVDSDFQFSKNSIAELYDTGIIGGKGIQIIPVFDNAKMAESGDTLVTKTKPGLTDLVQQNLAPLQTKVEGAISNADSLLINVNDVLDAKTKKDLQSSIAGLNDLIKSFKVTTNSLNSLMANNKEDLESSLANIKKITDDFAKISTSLSEAELDKSIAGLQKTVANLDNLLTKIDKGEGSLGKLMNNEELYNNLAGASKELDLLLQDFRLNPKRYVNVSVFGKKQKEYTLPENDPADTLKN, encoded by the coding sequence TTGAAACTATCTAGAGAATTAAAAACAGGAATAATTGTTATTGGCGGAATATTGCTATTTATATTAGGTTTTAGCTACCTAAAAGCAACGCCGTTGTTTGATAATAGTAAAACATTTTATGCAGTTTATGATGATGTTGGAGGTCTGCAACCAGGTACGCAGGTTTCTATAAACGGATTTTCTGTAGGTAAGGTAAATGACATTAGGTTTAAAGATAAAACAGGAAAGTTAATGGTAACTTTTACTGTAGATAGTGATTTTCAGTTTTCTAAAAATAGTATAGCAGAATTGTATGATACTGGTATTATTGGAGGAAAAGGAATTCAGATAATACCTGTTTTTGATAACGCAAAAATGGCAGAGTCTGGTGATACTTTGGTGACTAAAACAAAACCAGGGTTAACAGATCTTGTACAACAAAACCTAGCACCATTGCAAACAAAGGTAGAAGGAGCTATTTCTAATGCAGATTCACTTTTAATAAATGTAAATGATGTTTTAGATGCTAAAACAAAAAAGGATTTACAAAGTAGTATAGCTGGTTTAAATGATTTAATAAAGAGTTTTAAAGTAACTACAAACTCTTTAAATAGTTTAATGGCCAATAACAAAGAAGATTTAGAAAGCTCTTTGGCTAATATAAAAAAAATAACAGATGATTTTGCTAAAATATCTACCTCATTGTCTGAAGCAGAGCTAGATAAAAGCATTGCAGGATTGCAAAAAACGGTTGCCAACTTAGATAATTTGCTAACTAAAATAGATAAAGGTGAGGGTTCATTAGGAAAATTAATGAACAATGAAGAACTTTACAACAATCTGGCAGGCGCATCTAAAGAGTTAGATTTACTATTACAAGATTTTAGATTAAACCCTAAACGTTATGTAAATGTTTCTGTTTTTGGTAAAAAACAAAAAGAATATACATTACCAGAAAATGACCCTGCAGATACTTTAAAAAACTAA
- a CDS encoding N-acetylmuramoyl-L-alanine amidase family protein, translating into MNKTFNNYILKFNSFSSIRLLLLTFLLSSFSINYNSTTAQDKFVVVLDAGHGGHDPGNLGNGYLEKNIALNIVLKAGELLSQNPNIKVIYTRKDDTFVDLFERGEIANKANADLFVSVHCDSHTSDAHGAGTFVLGLHANKQNFEIAKKENSVIYLEDNYQAKYSEYNIDSPESVIGLTIMQEEFLDQSIALAKLLQDKFSNKLKRTDRKVKQAGFIVLHQTFMPSVLIETGFLTNKNEGAYLNSRSGQLEMGTAIAEAVVGYMDQLVANALAATGNTPEPKVTKEVVPTTVKKEVEEVIEKDVVVTKKPAIKEPVIVKKAQEEAKTTLATTKKSTIEFRVQLFASGKSIPLKPDNFKGLNALTKEPVNSLFRYMTGNAKTYYDAKLIKSNADIKGYTSSYIVAYKDGKRINVEDAIKQLKE; encoded by the coding sequence ATGAATAAAACATTTAATAATTATATATTAAAATTTAACAGCTTTTCATCAATTAGACTATTGCTGCTTACTTTTTTACTTTCATCTTTTAGCATTAATTACAATTCTACTACAGCACAAGATAAATTTGTAGTTGTTTTAGACGCTGGTCACGGTGGTCATGACCCAGGAAACTTGGGAAATGGTTACTTAGAAAAAAATATAGCATTAAATATTGTTTTAAAGGCAGGGGAGTTATTATCTCAAAACCCAAACATTAAAGTAATATACACCAGAAAGGACGATACTTTTGTAGATTTGTTTGAGCGCGGAGAAATAGCCAATAAAGCAAATGCAGACTTGTTTGTTTCTGTACATTGTGATTCTCACACATCAGATGCTCACGGTGCGGGTACTTTTGTTTTAGGGTTACACGCTAATAAGCAAAATTTTGAAATTGCTAAAAAAGAGAACTCTGTTATTTATTTAGAAGACAATTACCAGGCTAAATACTCTGAGTATAATATAGATTCTCCAGAGTCTGTAATTGGTTTAACTATAATGCAAGAAGAGTTTTTAGACCAAAGTATTGCTTTGGCAAAATTGTTGCAAGATAAGTTTTCTAACAAATTAAAAAGAACAGACCGTAAGGTTAAACAAGCTGGGTTTATAGTGTTACACCAAACCTTTATGCCTAGCGTTTTAATTGAAACAGGTTTTTTAACCAATAAAAATGAAGGTGCTTATTTAAATTCTAGATCTGGGCAATTAGAAATGGGAACTGCAATAGCAGAGGCTGTTGTTGGTTATATGGATCAGTTGGTGGCTAATGCTTTGGCAGCTACTGGTAATACGCCAGAGCCAAAAGTAACCAAAGAGGTTGTACCAACTACTGTTAAAAAAGAAGTAGAAGAAGTTATAGAAAAAGATGTAGTAGTTACTAAAAAGCCAGCTATTAAGGAACCTGTAATAGTAAAAAAAGCACAAGAAGAAGCTAAAACAACCTTAGCAACAACAAAAAAAAGTACTATAGAATTTAGAGTGCAGCTTTTTGCAAGCGGAAAATCTATACCTTTAAAACCAGATAATTTTAAAGGACTTAATGCGTTAACAAAAGAACCAGTTAATAGTTTATTTCGTTATATGACAGGTAACGCTAAAACGTATTATGATGCTAAATTAATAAAGAGTAATGCAGATATAAAAGGATACACATCTTCTTACATAGTTGCCTATAAAGATGGCAAGCGTATTAATGTAGAGGATGCTATTAAACAATTAAAAGAATAA
- a CDS encoding (Fe-S)-binding protein → MDYLPNIIFLLVLVAGIGFFAKNVKALSRNIKLGKDVDVSDNKPQRWKNMARIALGQTKMVVRPVAGILHIVVYVGFIIINIEVLEIILDGLLGTHRIFAPLGVVYDVLIGSFEILAFLVIVSVVIFWVRRNVIKIQRFLKPEMKGWPKKDGNLILYIEFVLMTLFLTMNAADFQLQTIDALHYVKAGSFPVSQFIAPIFSGMSEASLIVVERSAWWLHIIGILLFLNYLYYSKHLHILLAFPNTYYGKVKPKGQLDNLEAVTAEVKMMMDPDVDPFAAPAEGADEAAEPDKFGASDVTDLNWVQLLNSYTCTECGRCTSECPANQTGKLLSPRKIMMDTRDRLQEVGNNIDKNKGEFVADGKQLLGDYITEEELWACTSCNACTEACPVSIDPLSIIMDMRRYLVMEQSAAPSDLNNMMGNIENNGAPWPFNQMDRLNWKNES, encoded by the coding sequence ATGGATTACCTTCCCAACATTATTTTCTTACTAGTATTAGTTGCTGGTATAGGATTTTTTGCTAAAAACGTAAAAGCACTTTCTCGTAATATTAAATTAGGGAAAGATGTAGATGTAAGTGATAACAAACCACAACGCTGGAAAAATATGGCGCGTATTGCATTAGGACAAACCAAAATGGTTGTGCGTCCTGTTGCAGGTATTTTACACATTGTTGTATACGTTGGTTTTATAATTATTAATATAGAAGTGCTAGAAATTATTTTAGACGGATTGCTTGGTACACACCGTATTTTTGCGCCATTAGGTGTTGTTTATGATGTGTTAATTGGTTCTTTTGAAATTTTAGCGTTTTTAGTAATTGTTTCGGTTGTTATCTTTTGGGTAAGAAGAAATGTTATAAAAATTCAACGTTTTTTAAAGCCAGAAATGAAAGGTTGGCCTAAAAAAGATGGTAACCTTATATTGTATATAGAGTTTGTTTTAATGACGCTTTTTTTAACAATGAATGCAGCAGATTTTCAATTACAAACTATAGATGCACTACACTATGTTAAAGCAGGGTCATTTCCTGTTAGTCAGTTTATAGCTCCAATTTTTAGCGGTATGTCAGAGGCTAGTCTAATAGTTGTAGAACGTTCTGCATGGTGGTTGCATATTATTGGTATATTACTTTTCTTAAATTACCTTTATTATTCTAAGCACTTACATATTTTATTAGCTTTCCCTAATACATACTACGGAAAAGTAAAGCCAAAAGGACAATTAGATAACCTTGAAGCAGTAACAGCAGAGGTTAAAATGATGATGGATCCAGATGTAGACCCATTTGCAGCACCTGCTGAAGGAGCAGATGAGGCTGCTGAACCAGATAAATTTGGTGCATCAGATGTTACAGATTTAAACTGGGTACAGTTGTTAAATTCATATACCTGTACAGAATGTGGTAGATGTACTAGTGAGTGTCCTGCAAACCAAACAGGTAAATTATTATCACCAAGAAAGATAATGATGGATACCAGAGATAGGCTTCAGGAAGTAGGTAATAATATAGACAAAAATAAAGGCGAGTTTGTAGCAGATGGCAAACAATTGTTGGGAGATTATATTACAGAAGAAGAGCTATGGGCGTGTACATCATGTAATGCTTGTACAGAGGCTTGTCCTGTTAGTATAGACCCATTATCTATAATTATGGATATGCGTCGTTACTTGGTAATGGAGCAGTCTGCAGCACCATCAGACTTAAATAATATGATGGGGAATATAGAAAACAACGGAGCGCCTTGGCCATTTAATCAAATGGATAGGTTAAACTGGAAAAACGAATCTTAA